The Acetomicrobium flavidum genome window below encodes:
- a CDS encoding MATE family efflux transporter: protein MMNVKRKAISLDNLFDNDKLNKKLLDKYIWILALPSLLELMLATLFGMVDMIMVGNVSAASLAAVGISNQPMMLILAVFQALNVGTTVLVARFIGTGDRRSSGLVLRQTLILTAILGVLTSLIGFLFARRVVVFMGAKPEVIPLATSYFGIVALGSIFIAITMGITAALRGAGDTVSPMKYNILSNLINVFGNYILIYGKLGFPAMGVTGAALSTTISRGLGMMMAFYAVHRQGSIFSNFPLLRLKVDVGLVKRMLRIGLPSGLEQVALRTGQIEFARTAASLGTMVFAAHQIALNVVGLSFAPGQAFGIAATTLVGQSLGAGRPDVAERCGFETRRLGMIIAFSIALLFFFFGRQIADIYINDAEVTRMAAKALKIVAIMQPLQSTQFILAGALRGAGDTRWPLLSTMIGIWCIRVVFAKVFVALGFGLIGLWTAQLLDQLFRSIFIYKRYTSDRWKTIRV from the coding sequence ATGATGAATGTCAAAAGAAAAGCAATTAGTTTAGACAATTTGTTCGATAACGATAAGCTAAACAAAAAGCTACTGGATAAATATATTTGGATCCTTGCCCTGCCGTCCTTGCTGGAACTGATGCTGGCTACCCTCTTTGGTATGGTAGACATGATAATGGTGGGAAACGTCAGTGCTGCATCGTTAGCGGCCGTGGGAATAAGCAACCAGCCAATGATGTTGATATTAGCCGTCTTTCAGGCTCTAAATGTTGGCACCACAGTTTTGGTAGCTCGTTTCATCGGTACTGGCGATAGGCGATCCTCTGGCCTTGTGTTAAGGCAAACCTTGATCTTGACTGCTATCCTGGGTGTATTGACCAGTTTGATTGGCTTTCTCTTTGCCAGAAGAGTTGTCGTATTCATGGGTGCTAAGCCTGAGGTAATCCCTCTGGCTACATCCTATTTTGGCATCGTGGCGTTAGGTTCCATTTTCATCGCTATAACCATGGGTATCACTGCTGCACTGCGGGGTGCTGGCGACACGGTCAGTCCAATGAAGTACAATATCCTTTCCAATTTAATCAATGTATTTGGGAACTACATATTGATTTACGGCAAGCTTGGTTTTCCTGCTATGGGAGTGACGGGAGCCGCACTTTCCACCACTATTTCACGCGGTCTTGGCATGATGATGGCTTTTTATGCTGTGCACCGCCAAGGGTCTATATTTTCGAATTTTCCTTTGCTGAGGTTAAAGGTTGATGTTGGCCTCGTAAAGCGCATGCTTAGGATCGGCTTGCCATCCGGGCTTGAACAAGTGGCGTTAAGGACGGGGCAGATCGAGTTTGCCCGAACTGCGGCCAGCCTTGGCACAATGGTGTTTGCTGCTCATCAGATAGCTCTTAATGTCGTGGGGCTTTCCTTTGCTCCAGGTCAGGCCTTTGGCATAGCTGCAACCACTCTTGTCGGACAAAGTTTGGGGGCTGGTAGGCCTGATGTCGCCGAAAGGTGTGGCTTTGAAACTCGCCGCCTGGGCATGATAATAGCCTTCTCCATTGCCCTTTTGTTTTTCTTTTTCGGCAGGCAAATTGCCGATATCTACATCAACGACGCAGAGGTAACGCGCATGGCTGCCAAAGCATTGAAGATAGTTGCAATTATGCAACCCCTGCAATCTACCCAATTCATATTGGCTGGTGCCCTGAGGGGTGCTGGCGACACGCGTTGGCCCTTGTTGTCCACCATGATCGGTATTTGGTGTATTCGGGTGGTGTTTGCTAAGGTGTTTGTCGCCTTGGGGTTTGGATTGATTGGTCTATGGACTGCTCAGCTTTTGGACCAACTTTTTCGCTCGATTTTTATTTATAAGAGATACACATCCGATCGCTGGAAGACGATAAGGGTATAG
- a CDS encoding 3-isopropylmalate dehydratase large subunit → MGRTVTEKILAAHCKQGNFKPGDIIDVDVDLLLMNDITGPVAVEVFNKMGDGDVFDKNKIVVVLDHFTPNKDVTSAKLSKTMRDFVAEKGICHFYDAGYGIEHVVLPEDGLVKPGDLVIGGDSHTVTHGALGVFSTGMGSTDVAGIMALGKTWLKVPEQMKVLLVGAPGKWVSGKDVILYVISMIGTDGALGKSLEFDGVGAKYMDMDSRFTICNMAVECGAVNGIFAFDEVTKKFVDALGLRDYKEYKSDADAIYKKIIDVDLSELEPMVAMPHLPSNARPVTEVGDIKIDQVFIGSCTNGRIKDLRIAAEIVKGKKVHPSVRGLIAPGSRKVFAQALKEGLIETFTDSGFTILPPGCGPCFGGHLGILAKGERCVSTTNRNFVGRMGDKESEVYLANPAIAAASAVAGRLVHPAEVM, encoded by the coding sequence ATGGGAAGAACAGTAACTGAGAAGATCCTTGCTGCTCATTGTAAACAAGGAAATTTCAAACCGGGCGATATCATCGACGTAGATGTGGACTTGCTTTTGATGAACGATATAACGGGACCCGTTGCCGTCGAAGTATTTAATAAGATGGGGGATGGTGACGTCTTCGATAAAAACAAAATAGTGGTGGTGTTGGATCATTTTACTCCAAACAAGGATGTCACTTCCGCAAAACTTTCAAAGACCATGCGCGATTTCGTTGCAGAAAAAGGGATATGTCATTTTTATGATGCTGGTTACGGAATAGAGCACGTTGTTCTCCCGGAGGACGGCTTGGTAAAACCTGGCGATTTGGTGATAGGCGGCGATTCTCACACGGTAACCCATGGTGCTTTGGGAGTTTTTTCCACGGGGATGGGCAGTACCGATGTGGCAGGAATCATGGCCTTGGGCAAGACATGGCTCAAGGTTCCAGAGCAAATGAAGGTGTTGCTGGTAGGGGCTCCTGGTAAATGGGTCTCGGGCAAAGATGTAATACTTTACGTAATATCGATGATAGGCACAGATGGAGCCCTGGGAAAGTCCTTGGAGTTTGATGGTGTAGGCGCTAAATATATGGATATGGATTCCCGTTTTACCATTTGCAATATGGCAGTCGAGTGCGGAGCCGTTAATGGCATATTTGCCTTTGATGAGGTCACCAAGAAGTTTGTGGATGCTTTGGGATTGCGAGATTACAAGGAATACAAGAGCGACGCTGATGCCATATACAAAAAAATCATCGATGTGGACTTAAGCGAGCTTGAACCAATGGTGGCCATGCCTCATTTGCCTTCGAACGCTAGGCCCGTTACGGAGGTAGGTGACATCAAGATCGATCAAGTGTTCATAGGCTCGTGTACTAACGGTCGCATAAAGGATTTACGCATTGCTGCAGAGATAGTTAAAGGCAAAAAGGTGCACCCTAGCGTAAGAGGATTGATTGCACCGGGCAGCAGGAAGGTATTTGCTCAGGCATTGAAGGAGGGTTTGATCGAGACTTTTACCGATAGCGGATTTACCATATTGCCTCCGGGTTGTGGTCCTTGTTTCGGTGGACATTTGGGCATCTTGGCCAAGGGAGAACGGTGCGTTTCCACGACTAACAGAAATTTCGTAGGTCGTATGGGAGACAAGGAAAGCGAAGTTTACCTGGCAAATCCTGCGATAGCAGCAGCTTCGGCGGTAGCCGGAAGATTGGTTCATCCTGCAGAGGTGATGTGA
- the ppsA gene encoding phosphoenolpyruvate synthase, translating to MSKGSYSYIKWFDELGKEDIPLVGGKGANLGEMTNHGIPVPPGFCLVSKAYKDFVTLSNINKVIEDIVSKIDFENSEDLEEKTAKIRNLIIETDVPPQIERDILQAYAELAELVNLNEPEVAVRSSATAEDLPDASFAGQQDTYLHIKGKENLLKNIKKCWASLWTSRATYYRQIKGFDHMSVLLSVVVQKMVNASKSGVMFTVNPITNDRDEILINASWGLGEAVVSGIVTPDEFLVDKNTLSIKEKRIAKKTIMIVREASGIGTTKVNVKDILGPGAISEPSLTDDEVRKIANMGKKIENLYGFPQDIEWAIDRDTGELYILQSRPVTTLKPQEQEGPTILEGKSEPEVLVKGLAASPGIAVGKVKKIKSVNEIGRIEEGDVLVTTMTNPDMVPAMKKAVAVITDEGGRTCHAAIVSREFGIPCIVGTQNSTEILQDGMVVTVDATRGVVYKGDRLFQLQEQKPKATAQVSEMSERKMREIVEQWSPITGTKIYMNLGEPGLIDKYKDLPFDGIGLMRTEFIFTDMIGIHPMYLVKQNQGDILINRMAEGIAQVAQAIYPRPVVVRFSDFRTNEFRGLKGGDEVEPVENNPMIGWRGVSRYISPEYEEGFRLECRAICKVREEYGLTNTWVMLPFVRNLWELDKVKAIMASEGLTQGGTLKIWIMAEVPSVVMLAEEFAQKVDGVSIGSNDLTQLTLGVDRDSGILNRMGYFDEQDPAVLKAIEILIKATHKYGKTCSICGQAPSVYPGFAEFLVRKGIDSISVNPDTVGYTRRLVAAVEQRLLLERALSKD from the coding sequence ATGTCAAAAGGCTCTTACAGTTACATCAAATGGTTCGACGAACTTGGGAAAGAAGATATACCGCTGGTCGGCGGCAAGGGGGCAAACCTTGGCGAGATGACCAATCACGGCATACCGGTACCACCGGGATTTTGTCTAGTATCGAAAGCTTACAAGGATTTCGTCACGCTATCCAATATCAACAAAGTCATAGAAGACATCGTCTCTAAAATTGATTTTGAAAATTCGGAGGATTTGGAAGAAAAAACTGCTAAAATAAGAAATTTAATCATAGAAACTGATGTCCCGCCACAAATCGAAAGGGACATTTTACAAGCATACGCAGAGCTGGCAGAGCTTGTCAACCTAAATGAACCTGAAGTTGCGGTACGCAGTTCGGCAACCGCGGAAGACCTGCCAGATGCTTCCTTTGCTGGACAGCAAGACACATACTTGCATATAAAAGGCAAGGAAAACCTTTTGAAAAACATAAAAAAATGTTGGGCATCCCTTTGGACTTCAAGGGCCACATATTATCGCCAAATCAAAGGATTCGACCACATGAGCGTCTTGCTGAGCGTCGTGGTACAAAAGATGGTCAATGCATCGAAGTCAGGTGTCATGTTTACTGTAAACCCCATAACCAATGACCGCGATGAGATTTTGATAAATGCCAGTTGGGGCTTGGGCGAGGCAGTGGTCTCAGGGATAGTAACGCCCGACGAATTTCTCGTGGATAAGAACACTTTAAGCATAAAGGAAAAACGGATAGCAAAGAAAACGATCATGATCGTTAGAGAGGCCTCTGGAATAGGTACAACAAAGGTCAACGTCAAGGACATCTTGGGGCCGGGAGCAATCTCTGAACCCTCTTTAACCGACGATGAGGTAAGAAAAATTGCCAATATGGGCAAGAAAATAGAAAACCTATATGGATTCCCCCAGGACATTGAATGGGCCATCGACAGAGATACGGGCGAGCTTTACATTCTTCAATCGAGGCCCGTTACTACGCTTAAACCTCAGGAACAAGAGGGTCCGACCATTCTAGAAGGAAAATCTGAACCGGAGGTCCTGGTTAAGGGTTTGGCAGCTTCCCCCGGAATAGCCGTGGGTAAGGTCAAAAAAATAAAGAGCGTCAATGAAATAGGCAGGATAGAAGAGGGCGACGTGCTTGTCACGACCATGACAAACCCCGACATGGTACCTGCAATGAAAAAGGCGGTAGCCGTCATCACTGATGAAGGCGGAAGGACGTGTCATGCCGCTATAGTGTCCAGGGAATTTGGGATACCCTGTATTGTTGGCACCCAAAATTCAACGGAGATCTTACAGGACGGCATGGTGGTGACAGTAGACGCTACCAGGGGAGTGGTATACAAAGGTGACAGGCTATTTCAGTTACAAGAGCAAAAACCTAAGGCAACAGCTCAGGTCAGCGAAATGTCGGAACGAAAGATGAGGGAGATAGTTGAACAGTGGAGCCCAATAACGGGTACAAAGATCTACATGAACCTTGGAGAACCCGGGCTCATCGATAAATACAAAGACCTTCCCTTCGATGGCATTGGTTTAATGAGGACCGAGTTCATATTTACGGATATGATCGGAATCCACCCGATGTATTTAGTTAAACAAAACCAGGGAGACATATTGATAAACAGGATGGCCGAGGGAATAGCTCAAGTTGCTCAAGCCATATATCCACGGCCCGTAGTCGTCCGTTTTAGTGATTTTAGGACAAACGAATTTAGGGGTCTCAAGGGCGGTGACGAGGTCGAACCTGTCGAAAACAACCCCATGATCGGTTGGAGAGGCGTTTCCAGGTACATTTCACCGGAGTACGAAGAAGGCTTTAGGCTGGAATGCAGAGCCATTTGTAAAGTTAGGGAAGAATACGGATTAACGAATACCTGGGTAATGCTCCCCTTCGTAAGGAACCTTTGGGAGTTGGATAAAGTGAAGGCAATCATGGCTTCTGAAGGTCTAACTCAAGGTGGAACGCTGAAAATATGGATCATGGCAGAGGTGCCTTCGGTGGTGATGTTGGCCGAGGAGTTCGCCCAAAAAGTAGATGGCGTGAGCATAGGAAGCAATGACCTCACGCAATTGACATTGGGAGTCGATAGGGATTCTGGAATACTTAACAGAATGGGCTATTTCGACGAGCAGGATCCTGCAGTCTTAAAGGCCATCGAGATACTGATAAAAGCAACGCACAAATACGGAAAAACTTGCTCTATATGCGGACAAGCTCCATCTGTATACCCCGGGTTTGCCGAGTTTCTAGTTCGCAAGGGAATTGACAGCATATCCGTCAACCCGGACACCGTTGGCTATACGAGAAGGCTTGTTGCTGCTGTAGAGCAAAGGTTGCTGCTTGAAAGGGCTCTTTCTAAGGACTAA
- a CDS encoding cupin domain-containing protein — protein sequence MTILKQSSEQVIRENMRGGKGKIAFYYVPIPDDKGAIKMASRIELDPGASIGLHEHTDDEEVYAIMSGKGLLTDGSTEIEVNPGDILLTRKGMSHSIKNIGDVPLVFFAVIAKK from the coding sequence ATGACAATCTTGAAACAATCAAGCGAACAAGTAATTCGCGAGAATATGCGCGGCGGAAAGGGCAAGATAGCTTTTTATTACGTACCCATCCCCGACGACAAAGGGGCCATCAAGATGGCTTCTCGCATAGAGCTTGATCCCGGAGCGTCCATAGGCCTTCACGAGCACACGGATGATGAGGAAGTTTACGCAATTATGTCAGGCAAGGGGCTACTTACCGATGGCAGCACCGAAATTGAAGTAAATCCAGGGGATATCTTATTGACGCGCAAGGGAATGTCCCATAGCATAAAAAATATCGGCGACGTTCCGCTGGTATTTTTCGCTGTCATAGCAAAAAAATAA
- a CDS encoding 3-isopropylmalate dehydratase small subunit, translated as MKIKGRALKYGDHVNTDVIIPGAYLSLTDPKELAKHCMEGIDPDFPKKVKAGDIVVGGVNFGCGSSREHAPMALKGCGVGAVVAKSFAAIFYRNAINIGLPLIECPEAVDETDEGDVLEIDMDLGVLQNITKGRSYQIPSLPESIKDILSLGGLIEYVKNMKGRA; from the coding sequence ATGAAAATAAAGGGAAGAGCTTTAAAATATGGCGACCACGTGAATACGGACGTCATAATTCCGGGAGCATACTTGAGCCTTACTGATCCAAAAGAACTGGCAAAGCACTGCATGGAAGGAATAGACCCTGATTTTCCCAAAAAAGTCAAAGCTGGTGACATAGTCGTGGGAGGCGTAAACTTTGGATGCGGATCCTCCAGAGAGCATGCGCCGATGGCTCTTAAGGGATGTGGGGTAGGTGCTGTAGTAGCGAAGAGCTTTGCTGCCATATTTTATCGCAACGCAATTAACATTGGACTGCCACTCATAGAATGCCCTGAAGCAGTCGACGAGACGGATGAAGGCGATGTTTTGGAAATAGATATGGACCTTGGTGTGCTTCAGAATATCACCAAAGGTAGAAGTTATCAGATTCCTTCGCTGCCTGAATCCATCAAAGACATACTAAGCCTTGGCGGTTTAATTGAATATGTGAAAAACATGAAGGGAAGGGCGTAA
- a CDS encoding GntR family transcriptional regulator, whose amino-acid sequence MLDEMPYRSIAGAVKERLMVEILFSDKYKPGEWINESVIAKELNVSKAPIREALRELAAIGIVEIVPHKGAKITQFSKEDMEEIYTIRYLLEERIFNDLISRDALSQEDINHLKRLVQEMKEVILLNTPGKPILGNFLLKDLEFHKYLWSKSNLKWTVKVLLDIYLLLILGMYNFLMDADLIKTYEYHVRIIDYLKAKDIEQFKKDRSESYYTLRRH is encoded by the coding sequence GTGCTGGATGAAATGCCCTATAGGAGCATTGCGGGGGCTGTTAAGGAAAGGCTAATGGTCGAGATCTTGTTTTCAGATAAATACAAGCCCGGCGAGTGGATTAACGAATCTGTCATTGCAAAGGAGCTTAACGTCAGCAAAGCTCCGATCAGAGAGGCACTGAGAGAGCTCGCAGCAATCGGTATTGTGGAAATTGTACCCCATAAAGGTGCTAAAATAACGCAATTTAGTAAAGAAGACATGGAAGAAATATATACAATTCGATATTTGCTTGAAGAGCGCATATTTAATGATTTGATCAGTAGAGATGCATTATCTCAAGAGGATATAAATCATTTAAAAAGACTAGTTCAAGAGATGAAAGAAGTTATTCTTTTAAACACTCCAGGAAAGCCTATATTAGGTAATTTTCTTTTAAAAGATCTAGAATTTCATAAATATCTTTGGTCCAAGTCAAATCTTAAATGGACCGTAAAAGTGCTTCTTGACATTTACCTCCTATTAATTTTAGGAATGTACAACTTCCTTATGGATGCAGATTTAATCAAGACCTATGAGTATCATGTCAGGATAATAGATTACTTAAAAGCAAAAGATATAGAACAATTCAAAAAAGATAGATCGGAAAGTTATTATACCTTGAGAAGGCACTAG
- a CDS encoding isocitrate lyase/PEP mutase family protein, with product MGKTESVRKRFATMLEDDGIIVAPGCYDALSARIIEATGHECAYMTGFGTSASLLGLPDMGFITMSEMIDNARRIAGAVNIPVIADADTGYGNALNVCRTVREYEQSGVAAIHIEDQTFPKRCGHLEGKEVVSSSEMVQKIRAACDARTDPNFKIIARTDARAVMGLEESIRRAREYYDAGADVIFVESPYSADEFKQISEELKGIPLLANMAEGGKSPMLSADELERLGYKIVIFPVGLLFSATKAMYSLAEEIRVKKTDRDVQDQMWSFKQFTDFIGVSKCNELSQKYKTN from the coding sequence ATGGGCAAGACCGAGAGCGTTCGCAAGCGGTTTGCGACAATGTTAGAAGATGATGGGATAATCGTCGCACCTGGCTGTTATGATGCATTGTCCGCCCGCATCATCGAGGCTACAGGGCATGAATGTGCATATATGACGGGATTTGGAACTTCGGCAAGCTTGCTTGGTTTGCCAGACATGGGCTTTATAACGATGTCCGAGATGATAGATAATGCCCGACGCATAGCAGGGGCAGTAAATATACCGGTAATTGCTGATGCCGATACCGGTTATGGTAATGCCCTGAACGTATGTAGAACTGTACGCGAGTATGAACAAAGTGGCGTTGCGGCCATCCACATAGAGGACCAGACATTTCCTAAACGTTGCGGTCATCTCGAAGGCAAAGAAGTTGTAAGCTCAAGTGAGATGGTCCAAAAGATAAGGGCAGCCTGCGACGCCAGGACCGACCCTAATTTTAAGATTATAGCAAGGACTGACGCTAGGGCAGTAATGGGATTGGAGGAATCGATAAGGCGTGCCCGGGAGTATTATGATGCTGGAGCTGATGTCATCTTCGTAGAGTCTCCATACAGCGCAGACGAGTTTAAACAAATATCGGAAGAGCTGAAAGGCATACCTCTTTTAGCCAATATGGCCGAGGGTGGAAAGTCTCCCATGCTTTCCGCTGATGAGCTTGAAAGGTTAGGGTACAAGATAGTCATATTTCCCGTGGGGTTGCTATTTTCTGCCACCAAAGCGATGTATTCTCTGGCAGAGGAGATAAGGGTCAAGAAAACCGATAGGGACGTTCAGGATCAAATGTGGTCCTTCAAACAGTTCACGGATTTTATAGGAGTTTCAAAGTGCAATGAGCTTTCGCAGAAATATAAGACCAACTGA